A genomic window from Arthrobacter sp. FW305-BF8 includes:
- a CDS encoding enoyl-CoA hydratase/isomerase family protein: MTEPEQQVLFEQRGKLGVVTLNRPKAVNALTAGMVTAALEQLTAWAGDDSVATVLVQGAGDRGLCAGGDIVAIYRDILAGGDETAGFWADEYRLNSLIERFPKPYVAFMDGLVLGGGVGISAHGSLRIVTERTRTGMPETTIGFVPDVGGTLLLSRSPGEAGTHAALTGAHLSGTDALFLGLADYFVPSGSLADLAVALEDENAEAAVVRFAEKPPASALEAQRDWIDSCYSVDDAEEIVRRLRAAGGEAAAAADTIEAKSPTAVKVTLASLRRSRGLTLDQALAEEYRVGLRCLAGPDFREGIRAQVVDKDRNPQWQPATLPEVHAEDVERYFAPLGDRELVLWERESDHA; encoded by the coding sequence ATGACTGAACCTGAACAACAGGTGCTGTTCGAACAACGGGGCAAGCTGGGGGTGGTCACGCTCAACCGGCCCAAAGCGGTCAATGCGCTTACGGCCGGCATGGTCACCGCCGCGCTGGAGCAACTCACTGCCTGGGCAGGTGACGATAGCGTTGCCACCGTGCTGGTCCAGGGCGCCGGCGACCGCGGTTTGTGCGCGGGCGGGGACATCGTGGCCATCTACCGTGACATCCTCGCCGGCGGCGACGAAACGGCCGGCTTCTGGGCGGACGAATACCGGCTGAACTCACTGATCGAACGGTTCCCCAAGCCGTACGTCGCCTTCATGGACGGACTGGTGCTGGGCGGCGGCGTGGGCATCTCCGCGCACGGCTCCCTGCGCATCGTCACCGAGCGCACGCGGACCGGGATGCCGGAGACCACCATCGGGTTCGTGCCCGACGTCGGCGGGACCCTCCTGCTATCACGCTCACCGGGGGAGGCGGGTACCCATGCCGCCCTCACCGGCGCCCACCTGAGCGGTACGGATGCGCTGTTCCTGGGGCTCGCCGATTACTTTGTCCCGTCCGGCAGCCTCGCGGACCTCGCGGTGGCGCTGGAAGACGAAAATGCGGAGGCCGCCGTCGTACGCTTTGCCGAAAAGCCGCCCGCCTCGGCGCTGGAGGCGCAGCGGGACTGGATCGACTCCTGCTATTCAGTGGACGACGCCGAGGAAATCGTCCGGCGGCTGCGTGCGGCGGGCGGGGAAGCAGCGGCCGCCGCGGACACCATCGAGGCGAAGTCGCCCACGGCCGTCAAGGTGACCCTGGCCTCGCTCCGCCGGTCGCGCGGGCTGACGCTCGACCAGGCGCTCGCCGAGGAATACCGCGTGGGACTTCGCTGCCTCGCCGGACCGGACTTCCGGGAGGGGATCCGGGCGCAGGTGGTGGACAAGGATCGCAACCCGCAGTGGCAGCCGGCAACGCTGCCGGAGGTGCACGCGGAGGACGTCGAGCGGTACTTCGCGCCGTTGGGGGACCGGGAACTGGTTCTGTGGGAAAGGGAGTCGGACCATGCCTGA
- the mmsB gene encoding 3-hydroxyisobutyrate dehydrogenase, with amino-acid sequence MPEEATVPEAASRPGTAKPRVAFLGLGHMGGPMAVNLVKAGYDIIGFDVVPAALDAARGHGIPVAASAAETIPGAEIVLTMFPSGQHVLDAYRGNDREPGLLAAAAPNTMFLDCSTINVDEAREAARLALDAGHRSVDAPVSGGVVGAEAGTLTFMVGALPEDFETVRPLFDVMGKRAVLCGEHGAGQAAKVCNNLILGVSMIAVSEAFVLGEKLGLTHQALFDVASAASGQCWALTTNCPVPGPVPTSPANRDYQPGFAGALMAKDLRLALNALQSTGVAARMGPLASEIYDAFAAEGGAGRDFSGIITDIRDKSGQ; translated from the coding sequence ATGCCTGAAGAAGCAACCGTGCCTGAAGCAGCAAGCCGGCCTGGTACAGCAAAACCGCGCGTCGCCTTCCTCGGATTGGGTCACATGGGCGGACCCATGGCGGTCAACCTGGTCAAGGCAGGCTATGACATCATCGGCTTCGACGTGGTGCCCGCCGCGCTGGATGCTGCGCGCGGGCACGGCATCCCCGTCGCCGCCAGTGCCGCGGAAACCATCCCCGGAGCCGAGATCGTGCTCACGATGTTTCCGAGCGGGCAGCATGTGCTGGACGCTTACCGGGGCAACGACCGGGAGCCGGGCCTGCTGGCGGCCGCTGCGCCGAACACCATGTTCCTGGACTGCTCCACCATCAATGTTGACGAGGCACGGGAAGCCGCCCGGCTGGCCCTCGACGCCGGACACCGCTCCGTGGACGCACCCGTTTCCGGCGGCGTGGTGGGGGCGGAGGCCGGCACCCTGACGTTCATGGTGGGTGCGCTGCCGGAGGACTTCGAGACAGTGCGGCCGTTGTTCGACGTCATGGGCAAACGCGCGGTGCTGTGCGGAGAGCACGGCGCCGGCCAGGCCGCGAAGGTCTGCAACAACCTCATCCTGGGCGTCTCCATGATCGCGGTCAGCGAGGCGTTCGTCCTCGGGGAAAAGCTGGGGCTGACGCACCAGGCTTTGTTTGATGTTGCGTCCGCGGCATCGGGCCAGTGCTGGGCCCTCACCACCAACTGCCCGGTCCCGGGACCGGTGCCCACCAGTCCCGCCAACCGCGACTACCAGCCCGGGTTCGCCGGAGCATTGATGGCCAAGGACCTCCGGTTGGCGCTGAACGCCCTCCAGTCCACCGGCGTCGCCGCCCGGATGGGCCCCCTGGCCTCCGAGATTTACGACGCCTTCGCCGCTGAAGGCGGTGCCGGCCGGGATTTCTCCGGCATCATCACCGATATCCGGGACAAGTCTGGACAGTAG
- a CDS encoding enoyl-CoA hydratase, whose protein sequence is MTHEYGNILVERRGRVGLVTLNRPEALNALDRTTLEELVAAVSAMDADPGVGAVVITGSGKAFAAGADIKEMADKGYLEMYDADWFRGWEDLTRLRIPLIAAVSGFALGGGCELAMMCDFIIAGDNAKFGQPEINLGVVPGMGGSQRLTRAVGKAKAMDMILTGRFIDAAEAERSGLVARVVPAADTVEEALKAAEVIASKSKPAAMLAKEAVNAAFETGLAQGVLFERRLFHSLFASEDQKEGMAAFAEKRQPEFRHR, encoded by the coding sequence ATGACGCACGAGTACGGGAACATTCTGGTGGAGCGCCGCGGGCGCGTCGGACTCGTCACCCTGAACCGGCCCGAGGCGCTGAACGCCCTGGACAGGACCACGCTGGAAGAACTCGTGGCGGCGGTTTCGGCCATGGACGCGGATCCCGGCGTTGGCGCCGTCGTGATTACCGGCTCGGGGAAGGCCTTCGCCGCCGGCGCCGACATCAAAGAGATGGCGGACAAGGGCTACCTGGAGATGTACGACGCCGACTGGTTCCGCGGGTGGGAGGATCTCACCAGGCTGCGCATTCCGCTGATCGCGGCCGTGTCCGGCTTCGCGCTGGGCGGCGGCTGCGAGCTGGCCATGATGTGTGACTTCATCATCGCCGGCGACAACGCCAAGTTCGGCCAGCCCGAGATCAACCTCGGAGTGGTGCCGGGCATGGGCGGGTCCCAGCGGCTCACCCGCGCCGTGGGCAAGGCCAAGGCGATGGACATGATCCTCACCGGCCGGTTCATCGACGCGGCCGAGGCGGAGCGCTCAGGCCTGGTGGCACGGGTGGTGCCTGCCGCGGACACCGTGGAGGAGGCGCTGAAGGCCGCGGAGGTCATCGCGTCCAAGTCGAAGCCGGCCGCCATGCTGGCCAAGGAAGCCGTTAACGCGGCCTTCGAGACGGGTCTGGCGCAGGGCGTGCTGTTTGAACGGCGGCTGTTCCATTCGCTCTTCGCCTCGGAGGACCAGAAGGAAGGCATGGCCGCATTCGCGGAGAAGCGCCAGCCGGAGTTCAGGCACCGGTGA
- a CDS encoding CPBP family glutamic-type intramembrane protease, producing MVSLAGFVLFALEQSLLGYALLAAALVLAALVDRLLFRDLALIAAGVAIISAVPITTDVSTSHMFVMGSAMIAAVGIPYAVSRFVTKEHAVVFPVRTGQKWTRAEKWYLPAVVVIGYALLPVYMIRTGVYSNWPAVHDPEGIARLFVGTNALGIWDELFFICTCFALLRRHLPDWQANLLQAVLFTSFLWELGFKAWAPFFIYPFALLQARIFTVTKSLSYIVSVHLLFDFVLFLVLLHAHNRAWIDIFLY from the coding sequence ATGGTTTCGCTGGCCGGCTTTGTCCTGTTCGCGCTGGAGCAGAGCCTGTTGGGGTATGCCCTGCTCGCTGCAGCGCTCGTGCTCGCGGCCTTGGTGGACCGGCTGCTGTTCCGCGACCTCGCGCTGATCGCGGCCGGAGTGGCCATCATCAGTGCCGTGCCCATCACCACCGACGTCAGCACCTCCCATATGTTCGTCATGGGCTCGGCCATGATCGCGGCCGTGGGGATCCCCTATGCTGTATCGCGCTTCGTGACCAAAGAGCATGCGGTGGTCTTTCCGGTGCGGACCGGGCAGAAATGGACACGTGCGGAGAAGTGGTACCTTCCCGCCGTCGTGGTGATCGGCTACGCCTTGCTGCCCGTGTACATGATCCGGACCGGGGTCTACTCGAACTGGCCCGCCGTGCATGATCCGGAGGGCATCGCGCGGCTCTTCGTCGGCACCAACGCCCTGGGCATCTGGGATGAGCTGTTCTTCATCTGCACCTGCTTCGCCCTGCTGCGCCGCCACCTGCCCGACTGGCAGGCCAACCTGCTGCAGGCCGTCCTGTTCACGTCGTTCCTGTGGGAGCTGGGGTTCAAGGCCTGGGCGCCGTTCTTCATCTACCCCTTCGCCCTGCTGCAGGCCCGCATCTTCACGGTGACCAAGTCGCTTTCGTACATCGTGAGCGTGCACCTGCTCTTCGACTTCGTGCTGTTCCTGGTGCTGCTCCACGCGCACAACCGGGCGTGGATCGACATCTTCCTGTACTGA
- a CDS encoding ArsR/SmtB family transcription factor, which yields MGDMPDGVIHTGVKADLFKSMGHPARIRVLEMLVNGPETVSNLRDCTGLEASNLSQHLGILRRQRLIVPSRKDGRLFYELTSPEVREVLEAARGLLGTILDVGVLRQPNGGTDGNGSNADPGAAPASALTPAAQTAG from the coding sequence ATGGGCGACATGCCCGACGGCGTGATCCACACCGGGGTAAAGGCTGACCTGTTCAAGTCCATGGGCCACCCGGCACGCATCCGGGTACTGGAGATGCTGGTCAACGGCCCCGAGACCGTGAGCAACTTGCGGGACTGCACCGGGCTTGAGGCTTCCAATCTCTCACAGCACCTCGGCATTCTGCGGCGCCAGCGGCTGATCGTTCCGTCCCGGAAGGACGGCCGCCTGTTCTACGAACTGACGTCACCCGAAGTACGCGAGGTCCTCGAAGCGGCCCGTGGCCTGTTGGGCACCATCCTGGACGTTGGCGTCCTGCGGCAACCTAACGGCGGAACGGATGGCAACGGTTCCAACGCGGACCCGGGCGCCGCGCCAGCATCCGCTCTTACGCCGGCAGCACAAACCGCAGGCTAG